Proteins encoded in a region of the Panicum hallii strain FIL2 chromosome 3, PHallii_v3.1, whole genome shotgun sequence genome:
- the LOC112884999 gene encoding AAA-ATPase ASD, mitochondrial-like has translation MAGMDKWTGFGSALASFLFLWSMVQNHLPVAFRHRLSTWANKLASFFSPYLHITISEYGAERFSRSDLFLAVEAYLSDACARRARRLKAELGKDSKNLQVSVDDNDEVTDTFKGATIWWYAAKKLPRSQVISFYPGQDERRFYQVVFHRRHRDLVVGSYLPYVLEEGRAVTVRNRQRRLFTNNPSSSWNPYRSGNGVWSHVPFEHPATFDTLAMDPDDKEAIVDDLEAFREAKDYYAKVGKAWKRGYLLHGPPGTGKSTMIASMANFLDYDVYDLELTAVKNNTELRKLFIETTGKSIIVIEDIDCSVDLTGKRKDKKAQKKKSEDEADGKPMLPVEPDKDDGTKVTLSGLLNFIDGLWSACGGERIIIFTTNHKDKLDPALIRRGRMDKHIEMSYCSFEAFKVLASNYLDITEHELFGEIRRLLEETDMSPADVAENLMPMSKKKKRDNNACLAGLVEALKKAKEEAAAAKAKEEAEAKEKAEAEAKEAKEKEAEAKKGQGNRDTTSESTEGKMSNGEIKGSEQVASDN, from the coding sequence ATGGCGGGGATGGACAAGTGGACCGGCTTCGGGTCGGCGCTGGCgagcttcctcttcctctggtCCATGGTGCAGAACCACCTCCCCGTCGCCTTCCGCCACCGCCTCTCCACCTGGGCCAACAAGCTCGCCTCCTTCTTCAGCCCCTACCTCCACATCACCATCTCCGAGTACGGCGCCGAGCGCTTCAGCCGCagcgacttgttcctcgccgtCGAGGCCTACCTCTCGGACGCCtgcgcccgccgcgcgcgccgcctcaAGGCCGAGCTCGGCAAGGACAGCAAGAACCTCCAGGTCTCCGTCGACGACAACGACGAGGTTACCGACACCTTCAAGGGCGCCACGATCTGGTGGTACGCCGCCAAGAAGCTCCCCAGGTCCCAGGTCATCAGCTTCTACCCCGGCCAGGACGAGCGCCGCTTCTACCAGGTCGTCTTCCACAGGCGCCACCGCGACCTCGTCGTCGGCTCCTACCTGCCCTACGTCCTCGAGGAGGGCCGCGCCGTCACCGTCCGGAACCGCCAGCGCCGCCTCTTCACCAACAACCCCAGCAGCAGCTGGAACCCCTACCGTAGCGGCAATGGCGTCTGGAGCCACGTTCCCTTCGAGCACCCGGCCACGTTCGACACGCTCGCCATGGACCCGGACGACAAGGAGGCCATCGTCGACGACCTCGAGGCGTTCCGGGAGGCCAAGGACTACTACGCCAAGGTCGGCAAGGCGTGGAAGCGCGGGTACCTGCTGCACGGGCCCCCGGGCACCGGCAAGTCCACCATGATCGCCTCCATGGCCAACTTCCTCGACTACGACGTCTACGACCTCGAGCTCACGGCGGTGAAGAACAACACCGAGCTGCGCAAGCTCTTCATCGAGACCACCGGCAAGTCCATCATCGTCATCGAGGACATCGATTGCTCCGTCGACCTCACCGGCAAGCGCAAGGACAAGAAGGCGCAGAAGAAGAAGTCCGAGGACGAGGCCGACGGCAAGCCCATGCTGCCGGTGGAGCCCGACAAGGACGACGGCACCAAGGTCACGCTCTCGGGGCTGCTAAACTTCATCGACGGCCTCTGGTcggcgtgcggcggcgagcGCATCATCATCTTCACCACCAACCACAAGGACAAGCTGGACCCGGCGCTGATCCGGCGAGGCAGGATGGACAAGCACATCGAGATGTCCTACTGCAGCTTCGAGGCCTTCAAGGTGCTCGCCAGCAACTACCTGGACATCACCGAGCACGAGCTGTTCGGCGAGATCCGGCGGCTGCTCGAGGAGACCGACATGTCGCCGGCGGACGTGGCCGAGAACCTGATGCCCATgtccaagaagaagaagagggacaACAACGCGTGCCTGGCGGGTCTAGTGGAGGCTCTGAAGAAGGCCAAGGAGGAGGCTGCGGCGGCAAAGGCCAAGGAGGAAGCGGAGGCTAAGGagaaggcggaggcggaggccaaGGAAGCCAAGGAGAAGGAGGCAGAGGCGAAGAAAGGCCAAGGGAACAGGGACACAACGTCGGAGTCCACGGAAGGAAAGATGAGCAACGGAGAGATCAAAGGATCGGAGCAGGTGGCAAGTGACAACTAA
- the LOC112884117 gene encoding AAA-ATPase ASD, mitochondrial-like, with amino-acid sequence MVGGDADVPAYDSGFGYGWAGVWSTVASLLFLWSMVQDHLPFQLEDHLAALARRVLAAVSPYVTITIDEHAADSFARSEAYRAAEAYLSATCAGRAARLRADLPDGSDRVSLAVDDHVEVVDDFRGARLCWRKTKTLRRTNVIAWNPREEERRAYRLTFHRRHRALVEAAYLPHVLAEGRAVTVRNRQRRLFTNNTSGDWGGGEDGPRVWSHVKLEHPSTFATLAMDPARKQEIVDDLEMFRDGKEYYASVGKAWKRGYLLFGPPGTGKSTMIAAMANFLDYDVYDLELTAVKSNTELRRLFIETTGKSIIVIEDIDCSIDLTGKRKKSNKNDKKKKKKMPWDNDEEDKDGKVTLSGLLNFIDGLWSACGGERIIIFTTNHKEKLDPALIRRGRMDMHIEMSYCCFEGFKVLANNYLGVAEHELFGEIRRLLEEVNVTPADVAENLMPRSKKKDVDACLGKLVKALKEASREAALAAKPLALNKDEDKDEEGTDEDEDDDNSSITSSGHDSDSDDEEEKTTKKKEAKKKG; translated from the coding sequence ATGGTCGGCGGCGACGCCGATGTCCCCGCCTACGACTCCGGCTTCGGCTACGGCTGGGCCGGGGTGTGGTCCACGGTTGCCAGCCTGCTCTTCCTGTGGTCCATGGTGCAGGACCACCTACCCTTCCAGCTCGAGGACCACCTCGCCGCCCTGGCGCGCCgcgtcctcgccgccgtctcccCCTACGTCACCATCACCATCGACGAGCACGCCGCCGACTCCTTCGCCCGCAGCGAGGCCTACCGAGCCGCCGAGGCCTACCTCAGCGCCACCtgcgccggccgcgccgccaggCTCCGCGCCGACCTCCCCGACGGCAGCGACCGCGtcagcctcgccgtcgacgaccACGTCGAGGTCGTTGACGACTTCCGCGGCGCCAGGCTCTGCTGGCGCAAGACCAAGACGCTCCGCCGCACCAACGTCATCGCCTGGAacccgcgcgaggaggagcgcCGCGCATACCGCCTCACcttccaccgccgccaccgcgcgCTCGTCGAGGCCGCCTACCTGCCGCACGTCCTCGCCGAGGGCCGCGCCGTCACCGTCAGGAACCGCCAGCGACGCCTCTTCACCAACAACACCAGCGGCGactggggcggcggcgaggacgggCCCCGCGTCTGGAGCCACGTAAAGCTGGAGCACCCCTCCACCTTCGCCACGCTCGCCATGGACCCGGCTAGAAAGCAGGAGATCGTCGACGACCTCGAGATGTTCCGCGACGGCAAGGAATACTACGCGTCGGTGGGCAAGGCCTGGAAGCGCGGCTACCTGCTGTTCGGGCCCCCGGGCACCGGCAAGTCCACCATGATCGCCGCCATGGCCAACTTCCTCGACTACGACGTCTACGACCTCGAGCTCACCGCGGTGAAGAGCAACACGGAGCTCAGGAGGCTCTTCATCGAGACCACGGGCAAATCCATCATCGTCATCGAGGACATCGACTGCTCCATCGACCTCACCGGCAAGCGCAAGAAAAGCAACAAGAatgacaagaagaagaagaagaagatgccGTGGGACAACGACGAGGAGGACAAGGACGGCAAGGTCACGCTCTCGGGCCTGCTCAACTTCATCGACGGGCTGTGGTcggcgtgcggcggcgagcGCATCATCATCTTCACCACCAACCACAAGGAGAAGCTGGACCCGGCGCTGATCCGGCGGGGCAGGATGGACATGCACATCGAGATGTCCTACTGCTGCTTCGAGGGCTTCAAGGTTCTTGCCAACAACTACCTGGGCGTGGCCGAGCACGAGCTGTTCGGCGAGATCCGGCGGCTGCTGGAGGAGGTGAACGTGACTCCGGCGGACGTGGCGGAGAACTTGATGCCCAGGTCGAAGAAGAAGGACGTGGATGCCTGCCTTGGGAAGCTTGTCAAGGCGCTCAAGGAGGCCAGCAGGGAGGCGGCATTGGCCGCCAAACCACTGGCGCTGAACAAAGATGAGGACAAGGACGAGGAGGGAACCGATGAAGACGAGGACGACGACAACAGCAGTATTACGAGCAGTGGTCACGATTCCGATTCCGACGATGAGGAGGAAAAGACGACGAAGAAGAAGGAAGCCAAAAAAAAAGGATAA